A single region of the Scyliorhinus canicula chromosome 31, sScyCan1.1, whole genome shotgun sequence genome encodes:
- the LOC119958902 gene encoding late histone H2B.L4-like: MADEKKQTSKPAAKKGAKKVIKKPAVKGGKKRRRSRKESYSIYIYKVMKQVHPDTGISSKAMSIMNSFVNDIFERIAGEASRLAHYNKRHTISSREIQTAVRLLLPGELAKHAVSEGTKAVTKYTSSK, from the coding sequence ATGGCTGACGAGAAGAAACAAACATCGAAACCAGCTGCCAAGAAGGGAGCCAAGAAAGTCATTAAGAAACCGGCAGTAAAGGGCGGCAAGAAGCGGCGAAGGTCGAGGAAGGAGAGTTACTCCATCTACATCTACAAAGTGATGAAGCAGGTTCACCCCGACACCGGCATCTCCTCCAAGGCCATGAGCATCATGAACTCGTTCGTCAACGATATTTTCGAGCGTATCGCGGGTGAGGCTTCCCGCCTGGCCCATTACAACAAGCGCCACACCATCAGCTCCCGGGAGATCCAGACCGCCGTGCGCCTGCTGCTGCCCGGGGAACTGGCCAAGCACGCCGTGTCGGAAGGGACAAAGGCGGTCACCAAGTACACCAGCTCCAAGTAA